AGAAGAAGTTGGGCTAAGATCGGTATACCCTAACGTTCCAGGAACAGATGAGAGGAGTGGCACGTTCATAAGGGAATTTCGTCGATTTGAAAGTCTCCTCAATCAAAGTATTGCGATCGTTGGACAATGGCACAAGGATGTTGCCTTCGCACAAGTCTGTCGCAAAAATGCATTTGAAATGTGTCCGTAGTGTTGGGCAACTGAAATACTTGCAAACCGATAAAGAACGTTGGATGACTTGTTTGTTTACCTACATTGCGGTGGCCGCCGTCGGCAGTGGGCACGACAACCGTCGAGCTGACGGTTTGCCCTTCCGACTTGTAATGCGAATAATTGGTCACGTTGGGAAGGACGGGCGGCAACGGTGGAGGTAACAAGCTTTCCACTTCGCTTTCGTCAGCGCCCGTGTCGGTACCATTGGCCTCCCTCCAACCGAGCAGGAAAGACGAAATGGGATTCGGAATTTGCTGAATACGTTTGAGAattcctttcatttttgttttcagggGTTAGTCAAACAAGGCATTAGCTTCATCGCGAAAACTGTTTCCACTGGTTGTGATCGTCATACCTGCAGATGTGAAGGAGAAGACAACGCCAAGGATGAACAAGGTCTGCATGAGCGATGGCTGACGCATTTCAACTAATCTGCGCAAAGCGAAGGCGATGAGACTTTCACTGGACCCAAACACGAGACATTAGTGTCCAGTTCGCTATTAAAGTAAATAGTTGAAATAGAAAACTGACCTTATTAAACACTGTTGCGAATTGCAGGTGACAAAAAATCCGAATGAAGAGAGACTGGTGATCTCCGTATACTTGGTGACTCAAGTGCTCAAGAGGCTGGATGAAGACTGGACGCGGAAAACAACACGTAACGGGCTTATTTCCTAGAGTGTGTTCGTGAAGACACCTGACGTGGTTATTGGCTCGCACAAAAACACcgtattgaaaacaaaaaacgactATTTATAACCCGTAGCGTCCtccattttgttattttcacgGGCCATTGAGTCGCGATGATGACACGCATGGCGATTCCCGTTCATCCCGCCGTCCATTCACGACGGAGAACACCGTGAGAAAGAGACACGTCGACAGTAGTAAATAGGTTTAGTGTCTGCCATGTTCTCTCGCTCGTTACGATGCCTCGTAAGCGATAGCGAGCGGAACGTTAAAAAGGATTTCAAGAACACCATCAACGCCATAAATAGTCAATTAGATCAGGATAACAATGGATTCATTCATTTTTGCGTTTATTGCTTTCGATATTTCATCTTCGTATTTGCTATTAAACGATAATTTTATGCCAACAATCAATAACTAGGCCAACCGACACTCGCGCGTTTGGTTGGTCGTGCAAGTTTAAATAAATTCTAAGCAATTAAAGTATTTTAGAGAAGACGATTAAAATACTAAAAGATGATGTCCAAGTTCAAGTCCACAGGATTAACTCCACCGTTTGAGCATGGGAGGAGTTTGTGCCATTCTTTTTGGAGGTGGCACTGTCGCCATCACCGACTGATTTTTAAGGACATGCCAA
The DNA window shown above is from Daphnia magna isolate NIES unplaced genomic scaffold, ASM2063170v1.1 Dm_contigs152, whole genome shotgun sequence and carries:
- the LOC123467140 gene encoding uncharacterized protein LOC123467140 → MRQPSLMQTLFILGVVFSFTSAGILKRIQQIPNPISSFLLGWREANGTDTGADESEVESLLPPPLPPVLPNVTNYSHYKSEGQTVSSTVVVPTADGGHRNVDLCEGNILVPLSNDRNTLIEETFKSTKFPYERATPLICSWNVRVSDNCRRGLVTMTINKRSRLAEVEGCAKGYYRVSPFMKEAKICGRIETVPTFQWYVEDQQPENVTISLRHVGLNDGYWEGLSFTLSGECLPNKSDLSISKAVKSYSNWLHQLSRESEALDLVVVTQ